The following are encoded together in the Peromyscus leucopus breed LL Stock chromosome 1, UCI_PerLeu_2.1, whole genome shotgun sequence genome:
- the Bnip3 gene encoding BCL2/adenovirus E1B 19 kDa protein-interacting protein 3, translating into MSQSGEENLQGSWVELHFSNGNGSSVPASVSIYNGDMEKILLDAQHESGRSSSKSSHCDSPPRSQTPQDTNRAEIDTHSFGEKNSTLSEEDYIERRREVESILKKNSDWIWDWSSRPENIPPKEFLFKHPKRTTTLSMRNTSVMKKGGIFSADFLKVFLPSLLLSHLLAIGLGIYIGRRLTTSTSTF; encoded by the exons GTTCCTGGGTAGAATTGCACTTCAGCAATGGGAATGGGAGCAGTGTTCCAGCCTCCGTCTCTATTTATAATGGTGACATGGAAAAAATACTGCTGGATGCCCAGCATGAATCTGGACGAAGTAGCTCCAAGAGTTCTCACTGTGACAG CCCACCTCGCTCCCAGACACCACAAGATACCAACAGAGCTGAAATAGACACCCACAGCTTTGGAGAGAAAAACAGCACTCTG TCTGAGGAAGATTACattgagagaagaagagaagttGAAAGCATCTTGAAGAAAAACTCAGATTGGATATGGGATTGGTCAAGTCGGCCAGAAAATATCCCCCCCAA GGAGTTCCTTTTTAAACACCCGAAGCGCACAACTACTCTCAGCATGAGAAACACAAGTGTTATGAAgaagggaggcattttctcagcagACTTTCTGAaggtttttcttccttctctgttgctGTCTCACCTGCTGGCCATTGGATTGGG GATCTACATTGGAAGGCGTCTGACAACGTCCACTAGCACCTTTTGA